In one Thermanaerovibrio velox DSM 12556 genomic region, the following are encoded:
- the mnmA gene encoding tRNA 2-thiouridine(34) synthase MnmA, producing MNFKTARPTCAVLMSGGVDSSVAALRLLEMGHRPIGITLLMAPWNAEDSPSVIRARETAKRLNMEHLVLDLRDLFEKEVLRPFREQYANGRTPNPCSDCNRGVKLGGVAEILDRTQGLAGIWIATGHYARIVREDPQGFARLMTGRDRRRDQSYFLADVPRMVLERLIFPLGDMESKEAVRKAAEEAGLPAAREVDSMDVCFAQSGRYEDVLGEEAFREGPIVDCQGNEIGRHRGVGLFTVGQRKGLGLSSPTPLYVKALRPPVVVVAPREELLARRVSARGCNVLTRTPVTQGMPFLGKTRSQGEATPCEVLEFQGDRISVLFHQPVFAPCPGQRLVLYHEDGTVARGGDHSRLIRQGLRRSLLFDHPMDLETPHLLHETACQILKAVRLAVGSGGKPGHPIHHIPQITNILHYPSEDPGHLRCGITALTAQLLLPTGGYPHPL from the coding sequence ATGAACTTCAAGACCGCTAGACCCACCTGCGCGGTCCTCATGAGCGGCGGGGTGGACAGCTCCGTGGCGGCCCTAAGGCTATTGGAAATGGGGCACCGACCCATAGGCATAACCCTACTGATGGCCCCATGGAACGCCGAGGACTCCCCATCTGTCATCAGGGCAAGGGAAACCGCCAAAAGGCTCAACATGGAACACCTGGTTCTGGACCTGCGGGACCTCTTCGAGAAGGAGGTGCTGCGTCCCTTTCGGGAGCAGTACGCCAATGGCAGGACCCCCAATCCCTGTTCGGACTGCAACCGGGGGGTGAAGCTAGGAGGGGTCGCGGAAATTCTGGACCGCACCCAAGGGCTCGCGGGGATCTGGATCGCCACGGGGCACTACGCAAGGATAGTGCGGGAGGACCCCCAGGGCTTCGCAAGGCTCATGACTGGTAGGGACCGAAGGCGGGACCAGAGCTACTTCCTGGCGGACGTTCCAAGGATGGTGCTTGAGAGGCTCATATTCCCCCTGGGGGACATGGAGTCCAAGGAGGCGGTGCGCAAGGCCGCCGAGGAGGCGGGGCTCCCCGCCGCCCGGGAGGTTGACAGCATGGACGTGTGCTTCGCCCAAAGCGGACGTTACGAAGACGTCCTTGGGGAAGAGGCCTTTAGGGAGGGACCAATAGTTGACTGCCAGGGGAACGAGATTGGGCGCCACAGGGGAGTGGGGCTCTTCACGGTGGGACAGAGAAAGGGGCTTGGGCTATCATCCCCAACCCCCCTGTACGTCAAGGCCCTAAGACCGCCGGTGGTAGTGGTGGCTCCCCGGGAGGAGCTTTTAGCCCGAAGGGTATCGGCCCGGGGCTGCAACGTGCTCACCCGGACCCCCGTAACCCAAGGGATGCCCTTTCTCGGCAAGACCCGCTCACAGGGGGAAGCCACGCCCTGTGAGGTGCTGGAGTTCCAAGGGGACCGAATAAGCGTCCTATTCCACCAGCCGGTCTTCGCCCCGTGTCCGGGGCAGAGGCTGGTGCTGTATCACGAGGACGGGACGGTGGCACGTGGGGGGGATCATAGCCGGCTGATCCGCCAGGGCCTCCGCCGGTCCCTCCTCTTCGACCACCCCATGGATCTTGAAACGCCCCATCTCCTCCATGAGACGGCCTGCCAAATCCTTAAAGCTGTCCGCCTTGCGGTGGGAAGCGGAGGCAAACCGGGACACCCCATCCACCACATCCCCCAGATCACGAACATCCTCCATTACCCCTCGGAGGACCCGGGACACCTCCGATGCGGTATCACTGCCCTTACGGCTCAGCTCCTCCTGCCGACAGGCGGATACCCTCACCCGCTTTGA
- a CDS encoding 4Fe-4S binding protein, translated as MSARWVKWASAAAYVVMLALGWRYPLLGTLVFAFMGAFVLLGGRKKWCASACPRGSFLDVVWSKLSPRRQAPKWLSSWKFYGVALSTFLILFGTQLLLAHRAGGLDARSLGFIFWRMCVISSLVALPLGLWANHRTWCSFCPVGKLIRL; from the coding sequence ATGAGCGCTCGGTGGGTCAAATGGGCCTCTGCCGCAGCATACGTGGTCATGCTGGCCCTTGGTTGGAGGTACCCACTACTTGGCACCTTGGTCTTCGCGTTCATGGGGGCCTTCGTGCTGCTCGGGGGGAGGAAGAAGTGGTGCGCCTCCGCGTGCCCCCGAGGCAGCTTCCTTGACGTGGTATGGTCCAAGCTGAGCCCCAGGCGCCAGGCCCCCAAGTGGCTAAGCTCCTGGAAGTTCTACGGGGTTGCCCTTAGCACCTTCCTCATCCTCTTCGGGACCCAGCTCCTCCTGGCCCATAGGGCAGGGGGATTGGATGCAAGGTCTTTGGGCTTCATATTCTGGCGCATGTGCGTCATATCATCCCTGGTGGCCCTGCCCCTTGGGCTTTGGGCGAACCACAGGACCTGGTGCTCCTTCTGCCCGGTCGGCAAGCTCATCAGGCTCTAG
- a CDS encoding 4-hydroxy-tetrahydrodipicolinate reductase: MFPLNLPLRVFMSGVSGSVGRLVALRILDEGCRIEGAFGLEEGSDVGSLLGLPPMGVKVRSSLREALGSCAPEAAVDFTSAEVLWDNLMAYLDAGVPAVVGTTGLSLDQQELLPRLVAEKGGRIALIPNFSLGVNLVMDFLDKASRFFPWASVTDRHHEAMANAPSGTAVSLAGLLGGGGEVKSCEVVPNVLGGSVGGVRVHSERMPFPKDFSEHQIDLGRPGELIRITVTDFSSRVYVDGVILALSRVRDLREGSLVTSLGEFM, translated from the coding sequence GTGTTCCCTTTGAACCTGCCTTTGAGGGTCTTCATGTCAGGTGTTTCCGGCAGCGTGGGGCGTCTTGTGGCCTTGAGGATCCTGGACGAAGGGTGCCGCATAGAGGGGGCCTTCGGCCTGGAGGAAGGATCAGATGTGGGAAGCCTCCTTGGGCTGCCCCCAATGGGGGTCAAGGTCCGTTCCAGTTTGCGGGAGGCCTTGGGATCCTGCGCCCCTGAGGCGGCGGTGGATTTCACCTCCGCGGAGGTGCTCTGGGACAACCTCATGGCCTACCTGGACGCTGGAGTGCCCGCGGTGGTGGGCACCACGGGCCTTTCTTTGGATCAGCAGGAGCTGCTGCCCCGCCTGGTGGCGGAGAAGGGTGGGCGGATCGCCCTTATACCGAACTTCAGCCTGGGGGTGAACCTGGTCATGGACTTCTTGGACAAGGCCTCCCGGTTCTTCCCCTGGGCCTCGGTCACGGATCGGCACCACGAGGCCATGGCCAACGCCCCCAGCGGCACCGCGGTGTCCCTGGCGGGTCTCCTTGGGGGCGGAGGGGAGGTCAAGAGCTGTGAGGTGGTACCCAATGTGCTGGGCGGCTCCGTGGGAGGTGTAAGGGTCCACTCGGAGCGGATGCCCTTCCCAAAGGACTTCTCGGAGCACCAGATAGACCTTGGAAGGCCCGGTGAGCTGATAAGGATAACCGTCACCGACTTCTCAAGCCGCGTCTACGTGGACGGGGTGATCCTGGCCCTTTCAAGGGTGAGGGATCTCCGGGAGGGCTCCCTAGTTACCTCCCTGGGGGAGTTCATGTAG
- a CDS encoding flavin reductase family protein, translating into MEDAERVSVRLNRFFFPAMPVVLVGALVGGRPNFMAAAFAGQVNFSPPMFMVSIGDHATRDGILSSRRFSICVPSRPLLPRVDLAGLVSARDKDKSNLFRVFCGSVPDAPYALECPVNVGLSVHATVDLPGDVLIVGRVEEVLASKDVLSHDGLVDISKVDPFFLSMPDNIYWSLGTPCGAAWHEGLPLKRELFP; encoded by the coding sequence ATGGAGGACGCTGAAAGGGTTAGCGTGAGGCTTAACCGGTTCTTCTTCCCCGCCATGCCGGTGGTGTTGGTGGGGGCACTGGTGGGGGGGCGCCCTAACTTCATGGCCGCCGCGTTCGCCGGGCAGGTGAACTTCTCGCCCCCCATGTTCATGGTCTCCATCGGAGACCACGCCACCCGGGACGGCATACTCAGCTCCCGCCGCTTCAGCATCTGCGTTCCGAGCAGGCCCCTTCTGCCCCGGGTGGATCTTGCGGGCTTGGTCAGCGCCAGGGACAAGGACAAGTCCAACCTGTTCCGGGTCTTCTGCGGCAGCGTGCCGGATGCACCTTACGCCTTAGAGTGCCCGGTGAACGTGGGTCTGTCGGTTCACGCCACCGTGGACCTGCCGGGGGACGTGCTCATAGTGGGCCGGGTGGAGGAGGTCCTGGCGTCCAAGGACGTGCTCTCCCACGATGGGTTGGTGGACATATCTAAAGTGGATCCCTTCTTCCTCTCCATGCCGGACAACATCTATTGGTCCCTTGGAACCCCCTGCGGGGCCGCATGGCACGAGGGGCTCCCGCTTAAGAGAGAGCTCTTCCCCTGA
- a CDS encoding glutamine--tRNA ligase/YqeY domain fusion protein, which yields MKGWWTVTDLEKPEKPEKRSPEKGANFLEEIIQRDLDQGVVREVVTRFPPEPNGYLHIGHAKSICLNFGLAEKFGGRCNLRFDDTNPAKEDDEYVRSIEEDVRWLGFKWDRLCFASDYFEQFYQWAVELTSKGLAYVDFQSPEEIRRTRGTLTEPGIESPYRDTPPEENLKLLERMRSGEFEEGQCVLRAKIDMKSPNLNMRDPVIYRILKRSHHRTGDKWCIYPMYDFAHGYEDAIEGVTHSICTLEFQDHRPLYDWFLDNVSVPHRPRQYEFARLNLSHTVMSKRKLLELVESKIVSGWDDPRMPTVSGLRRRGYTPSSIRRFCEEIGVSKADSLVDVELLQHCLREELNKTAPRRMAVLNPIRLTILNWPEDQVDMVPGENNPEDPSAGTRLIPFGRDLLIEAEDFMVDPPKGYFRLQPGGEVRLKHGYLVRYVSHREEDGRVTEVLVEADLQSRGGEAPDGRRVKGTLHWVNARRCVPITARLYDHLFTLRDMSKMEEGKDYKDYLNPNSLVEVKGFGEEALRDAEPLKGIQFLRHGYFCLDPDSSKDHLIFNRSVSLKDSWAKAQKKG from the coding sequence ATGAAGGGATGGTGGACCGTGACGGACCTAGAGAAGCCTGAAAAGCCGGAGAAGAGGTCCCCCGAGAAGGGGGCCAACTTCCTTGAGGAGATAATACAGAGGGACCTGGACCAGGGGGTGGTCCGGGAGGTAGTGACCCGCTTTCCCCCGGAACCCAACGGCTACCTTCACATAGGACATGCCAAGTCCATATGCCTAAACTTCGGGCTGGCGGAGAAGTTCGGCGGGCGTTGCAATCTCAGGTTCGACGACACCAACCCCGCCAAGGAGGACGACGAATACGTAAGGTCCATAGAGGAGGACGTGCGCTGGCTGGGGTTCAAATGGGACAGGCTCTGCTTCGCCTCCGACTACTTCGAGCAGTTCTACCAGTGGGCGGTGGAGCTCACATCTAAGGGCCTGGCGTACGTGGACTTCCAGTCCCCGGAGGAGATAAGGCGCACCAGGGGCACCCTGACCGAGCCGGGGATCGAGTCCCCCTATAGGGACACCCCGCCGGAGGAGAACCTGAAGCTCCTTGAGCGCATGCGCAGCGGGGAGTTCGAGGAGGGCCAGTGCGTATTAAGGGCCAAGATAGACATGAAGAGCCCCAACCTCAACATGCGGGACCCGGTGATATACCGGATCCTCAAGAGGTCCCACCACAGGACCGGCGACAAGTGGTGCATATACCCCATGTACGACTTCGCCCATGGCTACGAGGACGCCATAGAGGGGGTCACCCATTCCATATGCACCCTGGAGTTCCAGGACCACCGGCCCCTTTACGACTGGTTCCTGGATAACGTGTCGGTCCCCCACAGGCCGCGGCAGTACGAGTTCGCCCGTCTGAACCTGAGCCACACGGTGATGAGCAAGCGGAAGCTCCTGGAGCTGGTGGAGTCCAAGATCGTGTCTGGGTGGGACGATCCACGGATGCCCACCGTAAGCGGCCTGAGGCGCCGGGGCTACACCCCATCCTCCATAAGGCGCTTCTGCGAGGAGATAGGGGTATCCAAGGCGGACAGCCTGGTGGACGTGGAGCTGCTTCAGCACTGCCTCCGGGAGGAGCTCAACAAGACCGCCCCAAGGCGGATGGCGGTGCTCAACCCCATAAGGCTCACGATCCTCAACTGGCCGGAGGACCAGGTGGACATGGTGCCGGGGGAGAACAACCCAGAGGATCCCTCCGCGGGCACGAGGCTCATCCCCTTCGGCAGGGACCTGCTCATAGAGGCGGAGGACTTCATGGTGGATCCCCCCAAGGGCTACTTCCGCCTGCAGCCCGGCGGGGAAGTTCGCCTTAAGCACGGCTACCTGGTGAGATACGTCTCCCACCGGGAGGAGGACGGCCGGGTGACGGAGGTCCTGGTGGAGGCGGACCTCCAAAGCCGGGGAGGAGAGGCCCCGGACGGAAGGCGGGTCAAGGGCACCCTGCACTGGGTCAACGCCCGCCGCTGCGTCCCCATAACCGCAAGGCTCTACGACCATCTGTTCACCCTCAGGGACATGTCCAAGATGGAGGAGGGCAAGGACTACAAGGACTACTTGAACCCCAACTCCCTGGTGGAGGTCAAGGGCTTCGGCGAGGAAGCCCTGAGGGACGCGGAGCCCCTCAAGGGCATCCAGTTCCTGCGGCACGGGTACTTCTGCCTGGACCCGGACTCCTCGAAGGACCACCTGATCTTCAACCGCTCGGTGTCACTAAAGGACTCCTGGGCGAAGGCACAGAAGAAGGGCTGA
- a CDS encoding HD domain-containing protein — protein MISFDLLETLFGAFSMERWNDHPRPMGLFEMDKQGHKAVIALLMARMEGELNAAYLAMGLVFQFLKRVVLTDLKPPVYHRIVGIGGDRVDQWVASQWEVGLAEIAPELPGLFRDHLAGEGDMRLTRILEAANAVATGWEHFLMEPLAKDLYGFKRTRREVLERLGSHRDVPLVQEFLFKLSGSHASPLCDFVDLTAQLRFQKRWTRVPRIPETSVLGHMFFVALMGFFLSALCGLPRERWGWNFFGGLLHDLPEALTRDVISPLKRQMGLQDLLAQVEREMMEDQVYPLLPEPLGPLVKFLVEDEFSLRAMEGDRAFLLESLEEADRISAMGLPVVDGPLLDLADKYSAFLEAEFSMYYGVSNRVLQEASSAIRGRYCSVEYNGVKLSGLFDLMSRHPSIG, from the coding sequence TTGATATCCTTTGACCTTTTGGAGACCCTCTTCGGCGCCTTCAGCATGGAGAGGTGGAACGATCATCCACGGCCAATGGGGCTCTTCGAGATGGACAAGCAGGGCCATAAGGCGGTGATAGCCCTTCTGATGGCCCGGATGGAAGGAGAGCTCAACGCCGCTTACCTCGCCATGGGGCTGGTCTTCCAGTTCCTCAAGAGGGTGGTGCTCACGGACCTCAAACCCCCGGTTTACCACCGGATAGTGGGTATAGGGGGGGATAGGGTGGACCAATGGGTTGCATCCCAGTGGGAGGTGGGCCTTGCGGAGATAGCCCCCGAGCTGCCGGGGCTCTTCCGGGATCATCTGGCGGGTGAAGGGGACATGCGGTTAACCCGCATCCTAGAGGCCGCCAACGCCGTTGCCACCGGCTGGGAGCACTTCCTGATGGAACCTCTCGCCAAGGACCTTTACGGCTTCAAGCGAACCAGGCGGGAGGTGCTGGAGCGCCTTGGAAGCCACCGGGACGTGCCGCTGGTTCAGGAGTTCCTCTTCAAACTGTCCGGTTCTCACGCCTCCCCTCTCTGCGACTTCGTGGACCTCACCGCCCAGCTGAGGTTTCAGAAGCGCTGGACCAGGGTCCCAAGGATACCGGAGACCTCCGTGTTGGGGCACATGTTCTTCGTGGCCCTCATGGGTTTCTTCCTGTCTGCCCTGTGTGGCTTGCCCCGGGAGAGGTGGGGTTGGAACTTCTTCGGCGGCCTCCTGCACGACCTGCCGGAGGCCCTAACCAGGGACGTAATATCCCCCCTTAAACGCCAGATGGGCCTTCAGGACCTTTTGGCCCAGGTGGAACGGGAGATGATGGAGGATCAGGTCTATCCGCTTTTGCCGGAACCTTTGGGGCCCCTTGTGAAGTTCCTGGTGGAGGACGAGTTCTCCCTCAGGGCCATGGAGGGGGACAGGGCCTTTCTGCTCGAATCCCTTGAAGAGGCGGACCGGATCTCCGCCATGGGGCTCCCGGTGGTGGACGGGCCGCTCCTCGACCTGGCGGACAAGTACTCCGCCTTCCTGGAGGCGGAGTTCTCCATGTACTACGGGGTGTCAAACCGGGTTCTCCAAGAGGCCTCCTCGGCCATAAGGGGCAGATACTGCTCTGTGGAGTATAATGGCGTAAAACTCAGCGGTCTTTTTGACCTGATGTCGAGGCACCCCTCTATCGGTTGA
- a CDS encoding helix-turn-helix transcriptional regulator: MARDLSSGRLERLKGLVALFDRKGGYHKGELMASMGYRCARTMERDLKLLREQLGVDIRFDNASRRYRIARIDRMPVSLSLSPNEASALSFALEIAQRLTPQMSHLFQGVQQMLEGQVPSRILAVGRDVGRSAVSCPVVPPDGGVFLSLVEAMRDRKRTNITLKGPAGKPGKRFLLDPWGFSLSGVLWLVRGYDPLAGSVISYIVNSITSVEQLGTGDFVSPGEIPSGGVSFRFKVTLPVGQALPEARLFLEEGEGDGVMGWAPDHDDVVRWALASAPYVKLVDPPELLNRVDKMLGAFGLKGFLPR, from the coding sequence GTGGCTAGGGATCTAAGCTCCGGAAGGCTGGAGCGTCTCAAGGGGCTTGTGGCGTTGTTTGACCGCAAGGGCGGGTACCACAAGGGGGAGCTCATGGCCAGCATGGGCTATCGTTGCGCCAGGACCATGGAGAGGGACCTTAAGCTGCTTAGGGAGCAGCTTGGGGTGGACATCCGCTTCGACAACGCCTCAAGGCGCTACAGGATAGCCCGGATAGATCGGATGCCGGTTTCGCTCTCGCTCTCTCCAAACGAAGCCTCCGCCCTTTCCTTTGCCCTTGAGATAGCTCAACGGCTCACCCCCCAGATGTCCCACTTATTCCAGGGGGTCCAACAGATGCTTGAGGGGCAGGTGCCCTCTAGGATCCTAGCGGTGGGGCGGGACGTGGGCAGAAGCGCCGTGTCATGCCCGGTGGTGCCGCCGGACGGAGGGGTTTTCCTCTCCCTTGTGGAGGCCATGCGGGACAGGAAGCGGACCAATATCACCCTAAAGGGGCCCGCTGGGAAGCCTGGTAAACGGTTCCTGCTGGACCCCTGGGGATTCTCCCTTTCCGGGGTTTTGTGGCTGGTTAGGGGATACGATCCGCTAGCCGGGTCCGTGATTTCTTATATCGTGAATTCGATAACTTCGGTTGAACAGCTGGGAACCGGGGATTTCGTTTCCCCCGGTGAGATCCCCAGCGGGGGGGTCAGCTTCCGTTTCAAGGTGACCCTTCCGGTTGGACAGGCCCTCCCGGAGGCACGGTTGTTCCTGGAGGAAGGGGAGGGCGACGGGGTCATGGGATGGGCCCCGGATCACGATGACGTGGTCCGGTGGGCTTTGGCATCCGCTCCTTACGTTAAGCTTGTGGACCCTCCGGAGCTTTTGAACCGGGTGGATAAGATGCTTGGGGCCTTCGGGCTTAAGGGCTTTCTCCCCAGATAG
- a CDS encoding methyl-accepting chemotaxis protein: MQVVKGGIRGKMLFYILVPLFLGLGLLAVFVGYSSMKMVERKTYQMAEASAAGAANGVSAYLGDLMASARSMIMAVEAQDVSNPSARDQVLGILKHMLDRTNLVMSAWVVFEPDGFDRRDQEFVNKDGYKEKGRFMGTFLKAGGKISRSFDITEQMLANESESGSWYWEPLRSRKLTVTDPYFYNYTGVQGDEKFIASICVPVEIQGKVVGVGGMDVDLSALKDVVTSLGGSGGGMPTLVSPGGVVAGSYDGAVIGKGVKESAKGKEALEALEGALKGRRAVPFRGLSLFGAGEVLGVASPVVIGTQTWVLLVEVPVSIAFADVYRIIRSIALVSLMTILSLGAVVWVASGRLSMPIVEAMRAVDRFSNLDLRYDPSSDWIAERDDEIGAMGRALGKMRRTIGETVMEIFREAEMFASSAESLAALSEESVASMEEVKASVDQSLGLSQASSCALEQTNSGIGEVVEGAQMAARAVAEGAEEASATVKVSEEVAKRIKGLVEEMGTISKRADESLDKLAKVSQSVSNIGTFVSAIKSIADQTNLLALNAAIEAARAGEAGRGFAVVAEEVRKLAEESNVAAREVENIIAPLVSYTGETLEVTKLTSDTARRLAEDAMGAADELMGVLDRIKRVSLALESVAATSEEQAAASQEIGRAVDQAARSTVEVVSTLGVIQHSAEETAKAAEAVAQESERLTAGAVKLKDALARFSVDSHHVSGPLSLKG; encoded by the coding sequence GTGCAAGTGGTGAAGGGTGGCATAAGGGGCAAGATGCTTTTCTACATCCTGGTGCCGTTGTTCCTGGGGCTGGGGCTCCTGGCGGTCTTCGTGGGTTACAGTTCAATGAAGATGGTGGAGCGCAAGACCTACCAGATGGCGGAGGCCTCCGCGGCGGGGGCTGCAAACGGGGTTTCCGCGTACCTTGGGGACCTTATGGCCTCGGCGCGAAGCATGATAATGGCGGTGGAGGCCCAGGATGTCTCGAATCCCTCCGCCAGGGACCAGGTTTTGGGGATACTGAAGCACATGCTGGATAGGACCAATTTGGTCATGTCCGCCTGGGTGGTGTTCGAGCCCGACGGCTTCGACCGAAGGGATCAGGAGTTCGTCAATAAGGATGGCTACAAGGAGAAGGGGCGCTTCATGGGGACCTTCTTGAAGGCCGGTGGGAAGATAAGTCGAAGCTTCGACATAACCGAACAGATGCTCGCCAACGAATCGGAGTCGGGGAGCTGGTATTGGGAGCCCCTCAGAAGCCGCAAGCTGACCGTTACGGATCCCTACTTCTACAACTACACCGGTGTTCAGGGGGATGAGAAGTTCATAGCCAGCATATGCGTGCCCGTGGAGATCCAAGGCAAGGTTGTTGGGGTGGGCGGCATGGACGTGGACCTCTCGGCCTTGAAGGATGTGGTGACCAGCTTGGGCGGTTCAGGAGGTGGTATGCCCACCCTGGTTTCCCCCGGCGGTGTGGTGGCGGGGTCCTACGATGGGGCCGTCATAGGGAAGGGTGTGAAGGAGTCCGCGAAGGGCAAGGAGGCCTTGGAGGCCCTTGAGGGGGCCTTGAAGGGCCGGCGGGCTGTTCCGTTCCGGGGGTTGTCCCTTTTCGGGGCCGGGGAGGTGCTGGGGGTGGCCTCCCCGGTGGTAATAGGCACCCAGACCTGGGTGCTGCTGGTGGAGGTGCCGGTCTCCATTGCCTTCGCCGACGTGTACCGGATCATTCGCAGCATAGCCTTGGTATCCCTGATGACCATTTTGTCCCTAGGAGCCGTGGTCTGGGTGGCCTCGGGAAGGCTCAGCATGCCCATAGTGGAGGCCATGAGGGCGGTGGATAGGTTTTCGAACCTCGACCTTCGTTACGACCCTTCCAGTGATTGGATAGCCGAGAGGGACGACGAGATAGGCGCCATGGGTCGGGCGCTTGGGAAGATGCGCCGTACCATAGGGGAGACGGTTATGGAGATCTTCAGGGAGGCGGAGATGTTCGCCTCGTCGGCGGAGTCTTTGGCGGCCCTTTCGGAGGAGTCGGTGGCCTCCATGGAGGAGGTAAAGGCCTCGGTGGATCAGTCCCTGGGGTTGAGCCAGGCCAGTTCATGCGCCCTGGAGCAGACCAACTCGGGCATAGGGGAGGTCGTTGAGGGAGCCCAGATGGCCGCTAGGGCGGTGGCGGAGGGGGCGGAGGAGGCCTCCGCAACGGTCAAGGTGTCCGAGGAAGTGGCCAAGAGGATAAAGGGCCTGGTAGAGGAGATGGGCACCATAAGCAAGAGGGCGGACGAGTCTTTGGACAAGCTGGCCAAGGTCTCTCAGTCGGTGTCCAACATAGGGACCTTCGTAAGCGCCATCAAGAGCATCGCGGACCAGACGAACCTTTTGGCCTTGAACGCCGCCATAGAGGCCGCCCGGGCAGGAGAGGCGGGAAGGGGCTTCGCGGTGGTGGCGGAGGAGGTCCGTAAGCTTGCGGAGGAGTCCAACGTGGCGGCCCGGGAAGTGGAGAACATAATAGCCCCTCTGGTCAGCTACACCGGTGAGACCCTGGAGGTGACCAAGCTGACTTCCGATACGGCCAGGAGGCTTGCGGAGGACGCCATGGGAGCGGCGGACGAGCTTATGGGGGTGTTGGACAGGATAAAGCGGGTGAGCCTTGCCCTGGAGAGCGTGGCGGCCACATCAGAGGAGCAGGCGGCGGCGTCCCAGGAGATAGGCCGGGCGGTGGATCAGGCGGCCCGATCTACCGTGGAGGTGGTGAGCACCCTTGGGGTGATCCAGCATTCCGCGGAGGAGACCGCCAAGGCGGCGGAGGCGGTGGCCCAGGAGTCCGAACGGCTCACCGCAGGGGCCGTAAAGCTGAAGGATGCCCTGGCCAGGTTCTCGGTGGACAGCCACCACGTCTCCGGTCCCCTGTCCCTTAAGGGATGA
- a CDS encoding HD domain-containing phosphohydrolase, which yields MTVRSKALWAMISFCVLFFAVFALTYRWSMLQEADRADQISLGQDLNRIYMTLKQEQRELLRITRDWANWDDTYDFVQNGTFRFLDASLSPEKMALTIQVDDLAVAMQSGHILFTRSLMPGTLKPRETPYNLPGLFKPQGPLFPPTVPDEGRVGFMWLGRYPAIVAAYPIRDSKEQMPRTGLFFVSRSLQGERLRKIADITQLNIRIVPNHEIPQGLKFNPDDDVPMGRWILDPSEHEGYVMLRNFDDKGAFWVAVKAKRDRYQRAMGEMLRNGAMMLFMATTLGILALWVLDRFILSRVENLHRTIQDIKFYSDETVPVDDCEDEISALGKTLNEALNAIRENFREREKAEMDARLAHLELAEAYEKTIEGWSLALDLRDKETEGHTRRVTELTVALAERMGYPEDRIIHLRRGAILHDIGKLGIPDSILLKQGPLTDEEWEIMKRHPLYAYDMLTPIQYLHPAIPIPYCHHEKWDGTGYPQGLKGTAIPLSARMFAVVDIWDALTSDRPYRKAWERQRTMEYIASLKGYHLDPDVVAHFLNMMDRS from the coding sequence TTGACGGTTCGCTCTAAAGCACTGTGGGCAATGATTTCGTTCTGCGTCCTCTTCTTCGCCGTATTCGCTCTCACGTACCGCTGGTCAATGCTGCAGGAGGCGGACCGGGCGGACCAGATCAGCCTGGGGCAAGACCTAAACCGCATATACATGACCCTCAAGCAGGAACAGCGGGAGCTTCTGCGCATAACCCGGGACTGGGCCAACTGGGACGACACCTACGACTTCGTGCAAAACGGAACCTTCAGGTTCCTGGACGCCAGCCTCTCCCCGGAGAAGATGGCTCTCACCATACAGGTGGACGACCTGGCGGTGGCAATGCAGTCGGGACACATCCTGTTCACCCGGTCCCTTATGCCGGGCACCCTCAAGCCCCGGGAGACGCCGTACAACCTGCCAGGGCTCTTTAAGCCCCAAGGGCCCCTGTTCCCCCCCACCGTGCCCGACGAAGGCCGAGTGGGGTTCATGTGGCTCGGCAGATACCCCGCCATCGTGGCCGCTTACCCCATAAGGGACTCCAAGGAGCAGATGCCCCGCACGGGACTCTTCTTCGTATCAAGAAGCCTCCAGGGGGAACGGCTTCGCAAGATAGCCGACATCACCCAGCTTAACATCCGCATAGTCCCGAACCATGAGATCCCCCAGGGGCTTAAGTTCAACCCCGACGATGACGTCCCCATGGGACGATGGATCCTGGACCCCTCGGAACACGAGGGGTATGTGATGCTCCGGAACTTCGACGACAAAGGGGCCTTCTGGGTGGCGGTGAAGGCGAAAAGGGACAGGTACCAGAGGGCGATGGGGGAGATGCTACGCAACGGCGCCATGATGCTCTTCATGGCCACCACCCTCGGCATACTAGCCCTCTGGGTGCTGGACCGGTTCATCCTCTCCCGGGTGGAAAACCTGCACCGCACGATACAGGATATAAAATTCTACTCCGACGAAACCGTCCCAGTGGACGACTGCGAGGACGAGATAAGCGCCCTGGGGAAGACCTTGAACGAGGCCCTAAACGCCATCCGGGAGAACTTCCGGGAGCGGGAGAAGGCGGAGATGGACGCAAGGCTCGCCCACCTGGAGCTGGCGGAGGCCTACGAGAAGACCATCGAAGGGTGGTCTCTTGCGCTGGACCTGAGGGACAAGGAGACCGAAGGGCATACCCGGCGGGTAACGGAGCTCACGGTGGCCCTGGCGGAGCGGATGGGATACCCCGAGGACCGGATAATCCACCTCCGGCGGGGTGCCATCCTGCACGACATAGGCAAACTAGGGATACCAGACTCCATCCTGCTCAAACAGGGCCCCCTCACCGATGAAGAATGGGAGATAATGAAACGGCACCCCTTGTACGCCTACGACATGCTCACCCCCATACAGTACCTGCACCCCGCCATACCAATCCCCTACTGCCACCACGAGAAGTGGGACGGCACCGGCTACCCCCAGGGGCTAAAGGGCACCGCAATACCCCTCTCCGCCAGGATGTTCGCGGTGGTGGACATATGGGATGCCCTAACCTCCGACAGGCCCTACCGGAAAGCCTGGGAGAGACAGCGCACCATGGAGTACATCGCCTCCCTCAAGGGCTACCACCTGGACCCGGATGTGGTGGCCCACTTCCTGAACATGATGGACCGATCCTGA